In Colletotrichum higginsianum IMI 349063 chromosome 3, whole genome shotgun sequence, a genomic segment contains:
- a CDS encoding Acetyltransferase has product MESHHHMGIRELNVSNWHSHNALTDTFNHAVPAIKTSAAFFTFLRANLVLNPSAMSSNTNTPVLQPTGAAHNSHRPAAPSPLASSHALEPLDDIPPLSLEILSTREDKAEALHLVADSIAQQRQQAAYALVFHPVPMAGLALALGVAYQYSYGRQRDIGMALTLLSGVIMAYLLAIRWVTSGYLPLAEQISWSFIRPHPDASPGEEDLVLGTRFGSEIIGALVLHLEPASPMAATSFSSKRRNKAGSFRGGKGIIRAWTTKLRYRGKGVGADMLDEAVRITRERCGKDAEVGFAMEHANSQMVLPEFFNGTFRKRERWAAKTLDAVLAEREMTKKKR; this is encoded by the exons ATGGAGTCGCATCACCACATGGGCATCCGCGAGCTCAACGTGAGCAACTGGCACTCTCACAATGCCCTGACCGACACTTTCAACCATGCCGTCCCGGCCATCAAGACAAGCGCAG CTTTTTTCACCTTTCTACGCGCCAACTTGGTCTTGAACCCCTCAGCCATGTCGtccaacaccaacacccCCGTGCTTCAGCCCACCGGTGCCGCCCACAACAGCCACCGACCCGCGGCGCCATCTCCATTGGCATCTTCTCACGCGCTCGAACCTCTCGACGACATTCCTCCGCTGTCGCTCGAGATCCTCTCCACCCGTGAGGACAAGGCCGAAGCGCtgcacctcgtcgccgactcCATTGCCCAGCAACGCCAACAGGCAGCCTACGCACTCGTCTTTCACCCCGTCCCCATGGCCGGCCTTGcgctggccctcggcgtcgcctACCAGTACTCCTATGGCCGTCAGCGCGACATCGGCATGGCGCTCACCCTTCTCAGCGGCGTCATCATGGCCTACCTCTTGGCCATCCGCTGGGTGACAAGTGGCTACCTGCCCCTTGCTGAGCAGATATCATGGTCCTTCATCCGGCCCCACCCAGACGCCTCTcccggcgaggaggatctCGTGCTCGGCACCCGGTTCGGCTCCGAGatcatcggcgccctcgtTCTGCACCTCGAGCCGGCGAGCCCtatggcggcgacgtccttCAGCAGCAAGCGCCGGAATAAGGCCGGCAGCTTccgcggcggcaagggaATCATCCGCGCCTGGACGACCAAGCTCCGCTACCGCGGCaagggcgtcggcgccgacatgctcgacgaggccgtccgcaTCACCCGCGAGCGCTGCggcaaggacgccgaggtcggATTCGCCATGGAGCACGCCAACAGCCAGATGGTCCTGCCCGAGTTCTTCAACGGCACCTTCAGGAAGCGCGAGCGCTGGGCCGCCAAGACGCTGGACGCTGTGCTGGCCGAGCGGGAGAtgaccaagaagaagaggtga